One region of Bosea sp. 29B genomic DNA includes:
- a CDS encoding Xaa-Pro peptidase family protein, which yields MTIGVGGSSFDAELAKLKPDMGGVEPITVAEYRERIVQAQKYMRENGYVALYIDATSNLTYFSGIQLNPSERLHAMVIPVEGDVAFICPAFEEPKTRELMLFGHDVRCWEEHENPAALVIETIRSLGQLQGVVALDPQTPFFTVDELRKAAGAFSFASGGALTSLCREIKSTHELTLMQKAMDITMAVHRAAARGLCAGVTTTETVDFLDKAHRRLGVNWTSCSAQFGEATAYPHGVKHPQVLRDGDMVLIDMSTKVHGYRSDITRSFVFGEPSERQAQIWNLEKKAQMAAFDAAVLGAPCEAVDRAARRVIEEAGFGPGYKVPGLPHRTGHGLGIDVHETPYMVRGNKTLLRPGMCFSNEPMICIYGEFGVRLEDIIYMTEAGARWFSEPAASLHDPFGYELR from the coding sequence ATGACGATCGGCGTAGGTGGTTCGAGCTTCGACGCGGAACTTGCAAAGCTCAAACCGGACATGGGCGGCGTCGAGCCGATCACGGTTGCCGAATACAGGGAGCGCATCGTGCAAGCCCAGAAATACATGCGCGAGAACGGCTATGTAGCGCTCTACATCGATGCGACGAGCAATCTCACCTACTTCTCCGGCATCCAGCTCAATCCGAGCGAGCGGCTGCACGCCATGGTCATCCCTGTCGAAGGCGATGTGGCCTTCATCTGCCCCGCTTTCGAAGAGCCGAAGACCCGCGAGCTCATGCTCTTCGGCCACGACGTGCGTTGCTGGGAGGAGCACGAGAATCCCGCAGCGCTCGTCATCGAGACGATACGCAGCCTGGGGCAGCTCCAGGGCGTCGTCGCGCTCGATCCGCAAACGCCCTTTTTCACGGTCGATGAGCTGAGAAAAGCAGCAGGAGCCTTCAGCTTCGCCAGTGGTGGTGCCCTGACTTCGCTATGTCGCGAGATCAAGTCCACGCACGAGCTGACGTTGATGCAGAAGGCGATGGACATCACGATGGCGGTTCATCGGGCTGCCGCCAGGGGCCTGTGCGCCGGGGTGACCACCACGGAGACGGTCGATTTTCTGGACAAGGCGCATCGCCGGCTCGGAGTGAACTGGACGAGCTGTTCGGCCCAATTTGGAGAAGCCACGGCCTATCCTCATGGCGTCAAGCATCCGCAGGTCCTGCGCGATGGCGACATGGTGCTGATTGACATGAGTACGAAGGTCCACGGCTACCGCTCCGACATCACCCGGAGCTTCGTGTTCGGCGAGCCGAGCGAGCGGCAAGCCCAGATATGGAATCTCGAAAAGAAGGCCCAGATGGCTGCGTTCGATGCAGCTGTCCTCGGAGCACCTTGCGAAGCCGTCGACCGGGCGGCCCGCCGCGTCATCGAGGAAGCCGGCTTCGGTCCGGGCTACAAGGTGCCGGGCCTCCCTCACCGGACAGGGCACGGCCTCGGCATCGATGTCCACGAGACTCCCTACATGGTCAGGGGAAACAAGACACTCCTGCGCCCCGGCATGTGTTTCTCGAACGAGCCGATGATCTGCATCTACGGCGAATTCGGCGTCCGCCTGGAGGACATCATCTACATGACCGAGGCCGGGGCGCGCTGGTTTAGCGAACCTGCGGCATCACTGCACGATCCCTTCGGATATGAGCTTCGCTAG
- a CDS encoding MFS transporter, producing MTLFFAAAVAITVLNLFASQPLLGLIGPAFGMTPAEASVVTTLTLLGYALGLVFLVPLVDLIPNRRLILLTLLCCAASLVSTSLAPTTSLLLASAVALGVTATAVQMLVPIAAALAAPEARGRVVGNVMSGLMVGTLLSRPLASLVAEFAGWRSFYALSAVLIAVLTAAMAKTLPERRPSPGASYGSLIASLGALIWQEPVLRWRSAYQFLLMGAFSLFWTAIALRLTAPPYGLGQVGFAMFSLAAVGAVVIAPVAGRLADRNKASTMTPLFQGAVVLAFLLVAVADGAGGLLPLRAMPTLSLALLGIAAFLLSLGVTGDQIIGRHAINMLQPEARGRLNGLYTSFMFIGGALGAFAAGPAWDRGGWPLVYLLALGAASIAALLTIGASFAVSKR from the coding sequence ATGACATTATTCTTCGCGGCGGCAGTCGCGATCACGGTCCTCAACCTGTTCGCTTCGCAACCCCTGCTTGGCCTGATTGGGCCGGCCTTCGGAATGACCCCGGCTGAGGCCAGCGTGGTCACGACCCTGACGCTATTGGGCTATGCCCTCGGGCTGGTCTTCCTAGTACCGCTGGTCGACCTCATACCCAATCGCCGCCTGATCCTGCTGACGTTGCTTTGTTGTGCCGCATCGCTGGTATCGACGTCGCTCGCCCCGACCACCTCGCTTCTTCTGGCGAGCGCGGTCGCGCTTGGCGTGACTGCGACGGCCGTCCAGATGCTCGTTCCCATCGCGGCGGCGCTGGCAGCGCCTGAGGCGCGAGGCCGGGTGGTCGGCAATGTGATGAGCGGGCTGATGGTCGGCACACTGCTCTCGAGACCGCTCGCCAGCCTGGTGGCGGAATTTGCCGGCTGGCGCTCCTTCTACGCGTTGAGCGCCGTTCTCATCGCGGTTTTGACCGCAGCAATGGCGAAGACGTTGCCCGAACGACGGCCTTCGCCCGGCGCAAGCTATGGCTCGCTGATCGCCTCGCTGGGGGCGTTGATCTGGCAGGAGCCGGTGCTGCGCTGGCGCTCTGCCTATCAGTTCCTGCTGATGGGAGCGTTCAGCCTGTTCTGGACCGCGATCGCGTTACGGCTGACGGCCCCGCCTTACGGGCTTGGCCAGGTCGGCTTCGCGATGTTCTCGCTTGCGGCCGTCGGAGCAGTCGTGATCGCACCTGTCGCCGGGCGGCTGGCGGACCGAAACAAGGCGAGCACGATGACGCCACTGTTCCAGGGGGCGGTCGTGCTCGCCTTCCTGCTGGTGGCCGTGGCAGACGGGGCTGGGGGGCTGCTTCCGCTCAGGGCTATGCCAACCCTGTCGCTTGCATTGCTCGGCATTGCCGCGTTCCTGCTCAGTCTTGGTGTCACCGGCGACCAGATCATCGGGCGCCACGCGATCAACATGCTCCAGCCCGAGGCGCGCGGGCGCCTGAACGGCCTCTACACCAGCTTCATGTTCATCGGCGGAGCGCTTGGAGCATTTGCCGCAGGTCCGGCTTGGGATCGCGGAGGTTGGCCTCTCGTCTATTTGCTGGCCTTGGGAGCCGCTTCGATCGCAGCCTTGCTGACGATCGGCGCCAGCTTCGCCGTATCGAAGCGCTGA
- a CDS encoding extracellular solute-binding protein translates to MSISSISRRQALGLIAGAAPLPFICAPAVAAPAQGRVVVSTWGGDYGAYLASIIEKPLLAPSGIEAIQDAGIEPTRIAKAIAQRRLPAGTIDVISVQGPAAYDLEQAGMLEPLDQEKVPNLKHVLPEFANTYSIPQIYSPQVLAYNPERVSEAPTTFSDMEADRFKGKVGLFENSYLWLAMALALKHKDDVGQLAEVKPQVEALIRNRARVFTSTEAFAPALKSGEIDIGPLWYARVLFWKKAGLPIQAAFPKEGCLAYVTSLCVLKNAPNKAAAFAYLDAALAPAAQRGFAEKMSYHPTVSNAALDGELGQQLALPNPAPKLIPAPYPKLSAVRDDINDWWRRLLERG, encoded by the coding sequence ATGAGCATTTCGTCGATCTCTCGGCGGCAGGCGCTCGGGCTTATTGCCGGAGCGGCTCCATTGCCCTTCATCTGCGCGCCGGCGGTTGCGGCGCCTGCGCAAGGGCGTGTCGTCGTCAGCACCTGGGGCGGCGACTACGGCGCCTATCTGGCAAGCATCATCGAAAAGCCGCTGCTCGCGCCTTCGGGCATCGAGGCCATCCAGGATGCGGGCATCGAGCCGACGCGCATCGCCAAGGCGATCGCACAACGCCGGCTTCCCGCCGGCACGATCGACGTCATCTCCGTCCAGGGCCCGGCCGCCTATGATCTCGAACAGGCCGGGATGCTTGAGCCGCTCGATCAAGAGAAAGTGCCGAACCTCAAACATGTGCTGCCGGAGTTCGCCAATACCTATTCGATCCCGCAAATCTACAGCCCGCAGGTCCTGGCCTATAATCCGGAGCGGGTCTCGGAGGCACCGACCACCTTCTCCGACATGGAGGCCGATCGCTTCAAGGGGAAGGTCGGCCTGTTCGAGAACAGCTATCTCTGGCTGGCGATGGCGCTGGCGTTGAAACACAAGGACGATGTCGGCCAGCTGGCGGAGGTCAAGCCTCAGGTCGAGGCCCTGATACGCAATCGCGCCCGCGTCTTCACCTCGACCGAGGCCTTCGCCCCGGCGCTGAAGTCCGGCGAAATCGACATCGGCCCGCTCTGGTATGCGCGCGTCCTGTTCTGGAAGAAGGCCGGCCTCCCCATTCAGGCGGCGTTCCCCAAAGAGGGCTGCCTTGCCTATGTCACCAGCCTCTGCGTGCTGAAGAACGCGCCGAACAAGGCCGCGGCCTTCGCCTATCTCGATGCGGCGCTCGCCCCGGCAGCGCAGCGCGGTTTCGCCGAGAAAATGAGCTACCACCCGACCGTTTCGAACGCGGCGCTCGACGGAGAACTCGGGCAGCAGCTCGCGCTTCCGAACCCTGCTCCGAAGCTCATCCCGGCGCCCTATCCGAAATTGAGCGCGGTACGCGACGACATCAATGATTGGTGGCGCCGCCTGCTCGAACGAGGCTGA
- a CDS encoding ABC transporter permease, with product MVEALTLDNYLRFVTDPFYTNVFERTVGIALSTTVLCLVLAFPIAYRLARTQSRWKSIGLLAVILPLFIGGTVRALGWMGVLGRGGLVDAAYTALGGPGATLLYTTFAVSVGILSINLPYMILTLQSVIEGIDIRLEEAAENLGADPARRFWHVILPLSLPGIGTGSILVFILAMNAYATPYLLGGSRFQMMAPMLYREYAQNNNWPFAAAIAFILMITTLALTGLSSLVVQRRYKGR from the coding sequence ATGGTCGAGGCGCTGACGCTCGATAATTATCTGCGCTTCGTCACCGATCCATTCTACACGAATGTCTTCGAACGAACCGTCGGGATCGCCCTTTCGACGACAGTGCTTTGTCTCGTCCTCGCCTTCCCGATTGCCTACAGGCTGGCGCGAACGCAAAGCCGATGGAAATCGATCGGCCTGCTGGCCGTCATCCTGCCTCTCTTCATCGGGGGAACCGTGCGTGCGCTCGGATGGATGGGCGTGCTTGGTCGCGGCGGGCTCGTCGATGCCGCCTACACGGCCCTTGGCGGCCCAGGCGCCACATTGCTCTATACGACCTTCGCGGTCTCGGTCGGGATCCTGTCGATCAATCTGCCTTACATGATCCTGACCCTGCAGAGCGTGATCGAGGGCATCGACATCAGGCTCGAGGAGGCCGCGGAGAATCTGGGTGCCGATCCGGCGCGCCGGTTCTGGCACGTCATTCTCCCGCTCTCCCTGCCCGGGATCGGGACCGGCTCGATCCTCGTCTTCATTCTGGCGATGAATGCCTACGCCACCCCTTATCTGTTGGGCGGATCCCGTTTCCAGATGATGGCGCCGATGCTCTATCGAGAATATGCCCAGAACAACAACTGGCCGTTTGCGGCAGCGATCGCGTTCATCCTCATGATCACGACGCTGGCCCTCACCGGCCTATCGAGCCTCGTCGTGCAGCGGCGATACAAGGGCCGATGA